The Cannabis sativa cultivar Pink pepper isolate KNU-18-1 chromosome 8, ASM2916894v1, whole genome shotgun sequence genomic interval TATTGTGGTCTTTTCGCCCTCTCTCTCATCGTCTCATGGATGCTTCGCGAGGTCGCTGCTCCTCTAATGGAGAAAATCCCATGTCAGTTTGTCTTTCTTTCTCTATGATTGCTTTATGGTTTTGGCGTCGTATTACATGCGACCCTTTTTTCTGGGTATTTTTCAGGCAATTTCAAATTCCAATACTTCTAAAGTTTAATTTATTCATAATCATATTATATGCTTTGaattaattggaaaaaaatgGATTTAAGCATCGATTATTGATTGGTTGTGGCGGAGTTAATctgcatagaaagtttagaattttcttatattttgatTGAATTGCTTAGATGACAATGGTTTTAACTTTTAAGCTTCAATTGGCTTGACATTACGTGTGCTCACCAATTTTTCCAAGTGCTACTATATGGGTTTGTAACATTGTTTGTATTCTATGTTGTATTTTGTGATGCAGGGATTAATACCTTTCATCACACTCCAAGCAGGGAGTGGTTTGAAACAGATGCAGTGTTGCGTGTTAGTTTGGGAAATTTTCTCTTCTTCACCATCTTCGCTGTTATGATGGTTGGTGTGAAAACTCAGAGAGATCCCCGTGATGGTTTGCACCATGGTGGATGGATGATGAAAATTATATGCTGGTGCCTTTTGGTCATCTTTATGTTTTTCTTACCAAATGAgattattaacttttatggtaAGTCCTATGTTTGTGTGTTTGTTTTCTTCAGGGGTTTGTTGTATCCCACAAAATCTTAAAACCTTAACTGGCTGTGTTAAGATTGACAGGATCCTGGTCACTTGATATTTATTTTCCTTTTATGCAAAATGCTTTGGTAAATTGCACTTTATTATCATACTTAGAGAATAAGATGCATGCTAATAACagttaatttttcttattttatgacaTTATTTTATACTATCAAATATTTCTTGGCGGCGGATTAAATAGTCAACCTGTTTAGTTATCAAGATCCGTAATAAAACAACTTTCTGGCTgcctttactgttttttttttttttgagactcTTTACTGTGCAGCATGGATGAACGATAGTAGTGTGTTGGTTTTGCTTTTCATTTTCTTAACCCCCAAATTAGCTAGAAGCATGTTTGATCAGCTCATCCCTAGTTTCCTATCGTTTGAtactattaatattataaacttGGAGCTAATACAAGCACAAACACTATGatagaaattaaatttatcTGCATTGTGATTTAGTATAATCCTAACTTCCTAATTCCTATCTTtccaatataatatatatatttatataatgtatTTGACTGTGTGTTTAGCTTATGGTTACCATTTTGTTTGCAGAGACAATTTCAAAGTTTGGCTCCGGATTATTTCTTCTTGTTCAAGTTGTGCTTCTGTTGGATTTCGTTCACAGATGGAATGACACATGGGTTGGCTATGATGAGCGATTCTGGTTAGTTTAGGACTATtggttttttgttctttttatttcAGCGAGTTATTTCTTaccttttcccttttttttttcttactctggctattcttctttcttttcGGGCATTGGGCATTGGTATAAGAAATGATAAATCATGACTACTTTACGAGAAATAAAGACCTTAGTAATTAAGATAAATAACCAAACAATTGTGATATTTTCTGCAcagtttgcaagttaaaaccATAACCTCTTTACCAACCAAAACTTTATTTTTCTGAACAATTGtgtatagtttatttatttattacttgcgtttgtttgtttgtggctttagtaaaattttttctttcaaatgcaGGTTCATTGCTTTGTTTGTTGTTTCACTATTTTGTTATTTGGCGAGCTTTGTTTTTTCTGGACTTCTCTTCCACTGGTTCACACCATCTGGACATGACTGTGGTCTCAACACCTTCTTCATTGTTATGACTTTGATTTCAGTGTTTGTCTTCGCTATAGTAGCACTGCACCCTGCTGTAAGTTTATAGTTGATGACTTGGTCACCTTGACACTTGTTCAGATCTGAAAGATTAATGTGTTACAGTTTACCCCTTTGGTTCAAAGCCTTGCAAATTTATGTTTCTTCTTGTTGTGTATAGATTTTTATCAAAGCTTTGTGTATTGATTGCACATGAATGATGAATATTGTAAGGATCTTGACTATATTTATCCTTTCCTGATGTGGTTTTCTGATGAAAACAGGTAAACGGTAGCATTTTGCCAGCATCAGTCCTATCTGTGTATTGCACATACCTCTGCTACAGTGCACTTTCCAGTGAACCTAGGGATTACGAGTGCAATGGCCTCCACAAGCATTCTAAAGCAGTTTCTACTGGGACATTGACTCTTGGACTGTGTACAACTGTTCTATCCGTTGTATATTCAGCTGTTCGTGCAGGATCTTCTACTACTCTTCTCTCTCCACCAGGCTCACCTCGTGCTGGTAAGTTTTAGCTGTTTGAATCATTGGAAGACAACTTGCTCTCTTAGTCTTCTGCCTATTCGTGTTGTTATGATAGTACTGTGCAGTCCAGATATTTTGTTTTTCCCACTGTTCTAATTAAGATTATCAAATATGAACTTCATTCTTTATGTATATTTGCTCTTCTGTTGAAATTTGACTTGTGGTTTTCCATGTGAGAAAAGGTTCTGAGAAGCCTCTGCTTCCACTGGACAAGGCAGCCGAGCATGAAGAGAAAGAGAAGTCTAAGCCAGTATCATACTCGTATTCATTCTTCCACCTTATTTTCTCTCTGGCTAGTATGTATTCGGCAATGCTTCTGACCGGGTGGTCGACCTCAGTTGGTGCGAGCGGGAAGTTGGTTGATGTCGGATGGCCATCTGTGTGGGTAAGGATTATAACTGGTTGGGTAACTGCAGCTCTGTACATCTGGTCTCTCATTGCACCTATTATGTTCCCAGAGAGGGAGTTCTAAACCCTTGTTTGTAAACAAACCGTGGAATTTGGTACTTTGCTTACGCTTGTCTATTTTATACTTTGTTTTGCTGTAATTTTGGATAAATTTCGTAGTGCTATGTAAATAAAATGGTTATGGGGAATGACTGAACTGTGACAGTTGTGTGTTGATCATATATTTCCTAAATGTACTAATATGTTGACAATTGTGTGCTGAGTCTCAATGAAGAAAACTCTTTTGGGTTTTGATGGGAAATATGAGATTGGGTGGCCACTATTTCAATATTGGCCTACTTATTtcgtaattatataat includes:
- the LOC115699112 gene encoding uncharacterized protein LOC115699112 is translated as MWAASCLASCCAACACDACRTVVSGISRRSARIAYCGLFALSLIVSWMLREVAAPLMEKIPWINTFHHTPSREWFETDAVLRVSLGNFLFFTIFAVMMVGVKTQRDPRDGLHHGGWMMKIICWCLLVIFMFFLPNEIINFYETISKFGSGLFLLVQVVLLLDFVHRWNDTWVGYDERFWFIALFVVSLFCYLASFVFSGLLFHWFTPSGHDCGLNTFFIVMTLISVFVFAIVALHPAVNGSILPASVLSVYCTYLCYSALSSEPRDYECNGLHKHSKAVSTGTLTLGLCTTVLSVVYSAVRAGSSTTLLSPPGSPRAGSEKPLLPLDKAAEHEEKEKSKPVSYSYSFFHLIFSLASMYSAMLLTGWSTSVGASGKLVDVGWPSVWVRIITGWVTAALYIWSLIAPIMFPEREF